Proteins found in one Candidatus Tisiphia endosymbiont of Beris chalybata genomic segment:
- the atpH gene encoding ATP synthase F1 subunit delta codes for MINNQLVQNYTSALFENALAAALEEKILTQIKRIDVLIQGDQKIKDIMLSPIAKYRDKLTLIELITKHLNTELIVKQFLLILLKHSRLSILPNIVSLYQDLLNKNRNVKIVKITSSKLLQAEEKNWLKKYLEENFHQKVAINFELNPSIIGGIILQYDSLVKDYSIAGFLKKVNNALINTNGE; via the coding sequence ATGATCAACAACCAATTAGTACAAAATTATACTTCTGCTTTGTTTGAGAATGCTTTAGCTGCTGCTTTAGAAGAAAAAATATTAACACAAATTAAGCGTATTGATGTACTTATACAAGGGGATCAAAAAATTAAAGATATTATGCTTTCCCCTATTGCAAAATACCGAGATAAACTGACTTTAATTGAGTTAATCACTAAACACTTAAATACTGAATTAATAGTTAAACAATTCCTACTAATACTTTTAAAACATTCACGACTATCAATTTTACCCAATATCGTATCATTATATCAGGACTTACTTAATAAAAACCGTAATGTTAAAATAGTAAAAATTACCTCTTCTAAACTGTTACAAGCTGAAGAGAAAAACTGGTTAAAAAAATATTTAGAAGAGAATTTTCATCAAAAAGTTGCTATAAATTTTGAGCTGAATCCATCTATTATTGGTGGAATTATTTTACAATATGATAGTCTAGTTAAAGATTATTCTATTGCGGGATTCTTAAAAAAAGTAAATAACGCCTTAATAAATACTAATGGTGAGTAA
- the atpA gene encoding F0F1 ATP synthase subunit alpha codes for MSTKRLKTVEIAEILKQEIANISYNSDLEEVGQVITVEDGIAKIYGINKVEAGEIVEFESGIKGLVISLETDSVSVILIGDDCEVKQGDTAKRTKKILQVPVGKALLGRIVDGIANPIDGKGPIITDTYRNIEEKAPGIIARKSVSQPVQTGIKVIDALIPIGRGQRELIIGDRQIGKTAIAIDTIINQKQAHLEGDEKNKIYCIYVAIGQKRSTVAGVVKKLEDAGAMEYTVVVAATASDPVALQYVAPYSACSIGEYFRDNGMHALIIYDDLSKHAVAYRQISLLLRRSPGREAYPGDVFYLHSRLLERAAKLSDELGGGSLTALPIIETQAGDVSAYIPTNVISITDGQIFLENELFYQGIRPAVNIGLSVSRVGSAAQVKSMKQVAGTAKLDLAQFRELAAFSQFSSDLDPATSKLINHGAKLNEILKQNQYQPFPIEEQVVSLYAGVQGYLDSIPIEQIKEFEDKLLQELKVNSKDILISIKEQSKLTEEIEQKLKIFLEEFIKNFLSTRSKEL; via the coding sequence ATGTCTACCAAACGATTAAAAACTGTTGAAATTGCCGAAATACTTAAACAAGAAATTGCTAATATTAGCTATAATAGTGATTTAGAAGAGGTAGGACAAGTTATCACGGTTGAAGATGGCATTGCTAAAATATATGGTATTAATAAAGTTGAAGCCGGAGAAATAGTTGAATTTGAGTCAGGAATCAAAGGGTTGGTTATCAGTCTCGAAACTGATTCAGTAAGCGTGATACTAATAGGAGACGATTGCGAAGTCAAACAAGGAGATACCGCCAAAAGAACTAAAAAAATTCTACAAGTACCGGTGGGCAAAGCCTTACTGGGCAGGATAGTAGACGGAATAGCTAACCCTATTGACGGTAAGGGCCCAATTATCACAGATACCTATCGAAATATAGAAGAAAAAGCTCCAGGAATAATTGCAAGAAAAAGCGTTAGTCAACCAGTACAAACCGGCATTAAAGTAATTGATGCTTTAATACCTATCGGCCGCGGACAAAGGGAACTAATTATTGGCGATAGACAAATAGGTAAAACTGCTATTGCCATTGATACGATCATCAATCAAAAACAAGCACATCTTGAGGGAGACGAAAAAAACAAAATTTACTGTATTTATGTAGCTATAGGCCAAAAAAGATCGACTGTCGCCGGAGTGGTAAAAAAGCTAGAAGATGCAGGAGCAATGGAATATACCGTCGTGGTAGCAGCAACAGCTTCTGACCCAGTTGCCCTGCAATATGTAGCGCCCTACAGTGCTTGTAGTATTGGAGAATATTTTCGCGATAACGGGATGCATGCTCTAATTATTTATGATGATTTAAGTAAACATGCGGTTGCTTATAGGCAAATCTCCCTCTTACTTCGGAGATCCCCAGGGCGTGAAGCCTATCCCGGGGATGTATTTTACTTACATTCTCGCTTATTAGAACGAGCTGCAAAATTATCGGATGAATTAGGTGGAGGTTCTCTTACCGCTTTACCAATTATTGAAACTCAAGCAGGAGACGTTTCAGCGTATATCCCAACTAATGTTATCTCAATCACAGATGGACAAATTTTTCTAGAAAATGAACTTTTTTATCAAGGGATCAGACCTGCAGTAAATATTGGCCTATCAGTAAGTCGAGTAGGGTCAGCTGCCCAAGTAAAATCTATGAAGCAAGTAGCAGGGACAGCTAAGCTAGACCTAGCGCAATTTAGAGAACTAGCAGCCTTTTCTCAATTTAGTTCCGATTTAGATCCTGCCACTAGCAAACTAATTAACCATGGAGCCAAACTAAACGAAATATTAAAACAAAATCAATACCAACCTTTCCCTATAGAAGAGCAGGTAGTTAGTCTTTACGCTGGAGTACAAGGCTATCTAGATAGTATACCTATTGAACAAATAAAAGAATTTGAAGATAAATTATTGCAAGAATTAAAGGTTAATAGTAAAGATATTTTAATATCTATTAAAGAACAAAGTAAACTTACTGAAGAAATAGAACAAAAGTTAAAAATTTTTTTAGAGGAATTTATAAAAAACTTTTTATCTACAAGATCTAAGGAGTTATGA
- the atpG gene encoding ATP synthase F1 subunit gamma yields MSNLKQLRSRIKSIKTTQKITKAMQLVSATKFTKAKNQVKNSEAYIETLHKIIGNIATENNLQDMDEKDKKFFLGNPEKPYLLIIITSERGLCGSFNFSVTKLVKADIENLKNSSKEIKIIVIGKKGYDIIKGGYGSYIDSYYDFPKFHTNDLSLKIIERLMNMIEAAEIGSCQIYFNKCKNAMVQLPSRQQIFPVTTQLTTAEDKYLSYEYEGADLIFNLFKLYISSQINYALLHSRASEEGARMTSMDNATKNANELIDNLTLKLNKSRQDLITNELIEIIAGVGAL; encoded by the coding sequence ATGAGTAATTTAAAACAGTTAAGATCGCGTATTAAAAGCATTAAGACGACCCAAAAGATTACCAAAGCAATGCAACTAGTATCCGCTACTAAATTTACCAAAGCAAAAAATCAAGTTAAAAATTCTGAAGCTTATATTGAAACGCTCCATAAAATAATAGGTAATATAGCTACGGAAAATAATCTGCAAGATATGGATGAAAAAGATAAAAAATTCTTTTTAGGAAACCCAGAAAAACCATATTTATTAATAATAATTACTTCTGAACGCGGATTATGTGGATCTTTTAATTTTTCAGTAACTAAATTAGTAAAAGCTGATATTGAAAATTTAAAAAACTCTAGTAAGGAAATAAAAATTATAGTTATAGGAAAAAAAGGGTATGATATTATTAAAGGAGGATATGGATCTTATATAGATAGTTATTATGATTTTCCAAAATTTCATACTAATGATTTATCCTTAAAAATTATAGAAAGGCTTATGAATATGATTGAAGCTGCTGAAATTGGCAGCTGTCAAATATATTTTAATAAATGCAAAAATGCTATGGTACAGCTGCCTTCTAGACAACAAATATTCCCTGTTACCACCCAGTTAACAACAGCAGAAGATAAATATTTAAGCTATGAATATGAAGGAGCAGACCTAATATTTAACCTATTTAAGTTGTATATATCCTCACAAATTAATTATGCTTTACTACATAGTAGAGCTAGTGAAGAAGGAGCTAGAATGACCTCTATGGATAATGCTACAAAAAACGCTAATGAGCTTATTGATAATTTAACACTAAAGCTTAATAAATCAAGGCAAGACCTAATTACTAATGAGTTAATTGAAATTATCGCAGGTGTTGGGGCTTTATAA